The following are encoded in a window of Thermodesulfobacterium geofontis OPF15 genomic DNA:
- the hisA gene encoding 1-(5-phosphoribosyl)-5-[(5-phosphoribosylamino)methylideneamino]imidazole-4-carboxamide isomerase has translation MLIIPAIDLKNYKVVRLFQGKYDQVKVYGGDPKKYALFFEKQGAKRIHIVDLDGAKEGKPIHKDLIVEIAKILHVPVQVGGGIRDEDTIYFYLKNGISQVILGTKAILSFDWLKEITEKYPYQIIVSIDVKGNKVAISGWLEVSEIDYLEFFKKLNDLKLFAIILTLIERDGTQQGLELERLEKALDVSTHPLIIAGGISTIEDIKNLKNLEKKGLFGAIIGRALYEGSLDLKDALKIADEP, from the coding sequence GTGCTTATTATTCCTGCTATAGATTTAAAAAACTATAAAGTAGTAAGATTGTTCCAAGGAAAATATGATCAAGTTAAGGTTTATGGAGGAGATCCTAAAAAATATGCCCTCTTTTTTGAAAAGCAAGGGGCTAAAAGAATTCATATTGTTGATCTTGACGGAGCAAAAGAAGGGAAACCTATTCATAAAGATTTAATAGTAGAAATAGCAAAAATTTTACATGTTCCTGTTCAAGTAGGAGGAGGTATAAGAGATGAGGACACTATTTATTTTTATTTAAAAAATGGGATTTCTCAAGTAATTCTTGGAACAAAGGCTATCTTATCTTTTGATTGGCTAAAAGAAATTACAGAAAAATATCCTTACCAGATAATAGTTAGTATAGATGTGAAAGGTAATAAAGTTGCTATTTCAGGCTGGCTTGAAGTATCTGAAATTGATTATTTAGAATTCTTTAAAAAACTTAATGATCTTAAACTTTTTGCTATTATTCTTACTCTTATAGAAAGAGATGGTACACAACAAGGATTAGAACTTGAAAGATTAGAAAAAGCTCTTGATGTCTCAACACATCCCCTTATAATAGCAGGCGGAATTTCAACTATAGAAGATATTAAAAATCTTAAAAATTTAGAAAAAAAGGGTCTTTTTGGAGCAATTATAGGTAGAGCTCTTTATGAAGGATCTTTAGATCTTAAAGATGCTCTAAAAATTGCTGATGAACCTTGA